In Arvicanthis niloticus isolate mArvNil1 chromosome 4, mArvNil1.pat.X, whole genome shotgun sequence, a single window of DNA contains:
- the LOC117707512 gene encoding alcohol dehydrogenase 6 isoform X1: MSTQGKVIRCKAAVLWKPGAPLAIEEIEVAPPKAKEVRIKIVATGICGTDVKRMDIEYFSQFCPIIMGHEGTGIVESVGEEVSTVRTGDKVIILCIPQCGECNTCLNSKNNICTAVRLSEKHLASDGTSRITCKGKLVHQFIATGTFSEYTVLKEISVAKIDEGAPLEKVCIIGCGFATGYGAAINSAKVTPGSTCAVFGLGGVGLSVIIGCKAAGAARIIAVDINKDKFAKARTVGATFCVDPRDLEKPIEGFFLDMLNGGADFCFEVTGNTETVATALGSCHKDHGVCVIIGSVGSWNSTINISSHLFFSGRTLKASVLGGWRT; encoded by the exons GTGATCAGGTGCAAAGCAGCTGTACTCTGGAAGCCTGGAGCCCCACTTGCCATTGAGGAGATAGAAGTGGCCCCACCAAAAGCAAAGGAAGTTCGAATAAAG ATTGTGGCCACAGGAATCTGTGGTACCGATGTGAAGAGGATGGACATAGAATACTTTTCTCAGTTTTGCCCCATCATTATGGGCCATGAAGGCACTGGGATAGTCGAAAGTGTAGGAGAAGAAGTAAGCACAGTAAGAACAG GTGATAAAGTTATCATATTATGTATaccacagtgtggagaatgtaaTACTTGCCTGAATTCCAAGAACAATATTTGTACAGCAGTTAg ACTGTCAGAGAAACATCTGGCATCTGACGGCACCAGCAGAATTACCTGCAAGGGAAAGTTAGTGCATCAATTTATTGCTACAGGCACCTTTTCTGAATACACAGTCCTAAAGGAAATTTCAGTTGCCAAGATTGATGAAGGTGCTCCCCTGGAGAAGGTGTGCATAATTGGCTGTGGGTTTGCCACTGGGTATGGCGCTGCAATCAACTCTGCCAAG GTGACTCCAGGCTCCACCTGCGCTGTGTTTGGCCTCGGAGGTGTCGGTCTGTCTGTCATCATTGGCTGTAAAGCAGCAGGAGCAGCCAGGATCATTGCTGTGGACATCAACAAAGACAAGTTTGCCAAGGCCAGGACAGTGGGTGCCACTTTCTGCGTAGATCCACGGGACTTAGAGAAACCCATTGAGGGATTCTTCCTTGATATGCTGAATGGTGGTGCAGACTTCTGCTTTGAGGTCACTGGAAACACAGAAACAGTG GCGACAGCCCTGGGTTCCTGCCACAAGGACCATGGGGTCTGTGTGATTATTGGATCAGTGGGATCGTGGAACAGTACAATCAACATCAGCAGCCACTTGTTCTTCTCAGGACGCACTCTGAAAGCGTCTGTTTTGGGAG GCTGGAGAACCTGA
- the LOC117707512 gene encoding alcohol dehydrogenase 6 isoform X2, protein MSTQGKVIRCKAAVLWKPGAPLAIEEIEVAPPKAKEVRIKIVATGICGTDVKRMDIEYFSQFCPIIMGHEGTGIVESVGEEVSTVRTGDKVIILCIPQCGECNTCLNSKNNICTAVRLSEKHLASDGTSRITCKGKLVHQFIATGTFSEYTVLKEISVAKIDEGAPLEKVCIIGCGFATGYGAAINSAKVTPGSTCAVFGLGGVGLSVIIGCKAAGAARIIAVDINKDKFAKARTVGATFCVDPRDLEKPIEGFFLDMLNGGADFCFEVTGNTETVATALGSCHKDHGVCVIIGSVGSWNSTINISSHLFFSGRTLKASVLGGWRTKEEIPKLVSDYMAKKFNLDPLISHTLALSEVNEAVQLMKSGQCIRCVLLP, encoded by the exons GTGATCAGGTGCAAAGCAGCTGTACTCTGGAAGCCTGGAGCCCCACTTGCCATTGAGGAGATAGAAGTGGCCCCACCAAAAGCAAAGGAAGTTCGAATAAAG ATTGTGGCCACAGGAATCTGTGGTACCGATGTGAAGAGGATGGACATAGAATACTTTTCTCAGTTTTGCCCCATCATTATGGGCCATGAAGGCACTGGGATAGTCGAAAGTGTAGGAGAAGAAGTAAGCACAGTAAGAACAG GTGATAAAGTTATCATATTATGTATaccacagtgtggagaatgtaaTACTTGCCTGAATTCCAAGAACAATATTTGTACAGCAGTTAg ACTGTCAGAGAAACATCTGGCATCTGACGGCACCAGCAGAATTACCTGCAAGGGAAAGTTAGTGCATCAATTTATTGCTACAGGCACCTTTTCTGAATACACAGTCCTAAAGGAAATTTCAGTTGCCAAGATTGATGAAGGTGCTCCCCTGGAGAAGGTGTGCATAATTGGCTGTGGGTTTGCCACTGGGTATGGCGCTGCAATCAACTCTGCCAAG GTGACTCCAGGCTCCACCTGCGCTGTGTTTGGCCTCGGAGGTGTCGGTCTGTCTGTCATCATTGGCTGTAAAGCAGCAGGAGCAGCCAGGATCATTGCTGTGGACATCAACAAAGACAAGTTTGCCAAGGCCAGGACAGTGGGTGCCACTTTCTGCGTAGATCCACGGGACTTAGAGAAACCCATTGAGGGATTCTTCCTTGATATGCTGAATGGTGGTGCAGACTTCTGCTTTGAGGTCACTGGAAACACAGAAACAGTG GCGACAGCCCTGGGTTCCTGCCACAAGGACCATGGGGTCTGTGTGATTATTGGATCAGTGGGATCGTGGAACAGTACAATCAACATCAGCAGCCACTTGTTCTTCTCAGGACGCACTCTGAAAGCGTCTGTTTTGGGAG gCTGGAGAACTAAAGAGGAAATCCCCAAGCTGGTTTCTGACTATATGGCAAAGAAGTTTAACCTAGATCCCCTGATCAGCCACACCCTGGCTCTCAGTGAGGTCAATGAGGCAGTTCAGCTGATGAAAAGCGGGCAATG TATCCGCTGTGTCCTTCTACCATAA